One Fusarium oxysporum f. sp. lycopersici 4287 chromosome 8, whole genome shotgun sequence genomic region harbors:
- a CDS encoding hypothetical protein (At least one base has a quality score < 10) — protein sequence MFLQRFVRNDATKNDPPEIYNVRTVLVSLIACGGALLFGMDMGVMGGVLTMPTFKEQYGLTDKPAAEIANLSSNIVSAIQAGSFLGCIISMWLANFIGRRLSLMAVALLVFVGVAMQAAASGHLSLMYIGRFITGIAVGIASTVSPLYVSENAPRGIRGLLTGFYQLSIVTGLTTARVLDQLRLPASRQGTRTIHQYLLPLQALPVVHIYLWAWIFAHRIGFDFLTRKSPNTGHHAWILIKEAFTVKSYRRRTFLCIMLMMWSNLTGTNAMTYYSPTIFKSVGLSSSSAGLFATGIYGIVKMVSCAIFIFFVTDTLGRRKSLLWTAVVQGLALFYVGFYVRFDPPKPDSPVGAPGYVAIVAIYIFAAVYQFGWGPVVWTYCSEIPAARMRALQMGMATASQWLFNFVVAKCTPSMFATLGKGGFGTYFVYGSFCFTMVVFAWVFVPETKGLALEDMDELFAQDDVRANFIPTRLAGFAVGGITKEDIDPKTEHVDKV from the exons ATGTTTTTGCAAAGGTTTGTGCGCAACGACGCAACGAAGAACGACCCCCCAGAGATCTACAATGTGAGGACTGTATTGGTTAGTTTGATA GCATGCGGTGGTGCACTCCTCTTCGGC ATGGATATGGGTGTTATGGGAGGCGTACTTACCATGCCTACATTCAAAGA ACAGTATGGTCTAACCGATAAACCTGCGGCCGAAATCGCCAATCTTTCTTCGAACATTGTCTCAGCCATCCAGGCTGGATCATTTCTAGGCTGTATTATATCCATGTGGCTAGCCAACTTTATTGGTCGACGGCTCTCCCTTATGGCTGTCGCTCTTCTGGTATTCGTTGGTGTTGCCATGCAAGCTGCTGCTAGCGGCCATCTTTCACTCATGTATATCGGAAG GTTTATCACTGGCATTGCTGTCGGCATCGCCTCCACCGTTAGCCCACTTTATGTATCCGAGAACGCTCCGCGTGGCATCCGAGGTCTGCTTACTGGTTTCTACCAGCTCTCTATTGTTACAGGCTTGACG ACAGCTCGCGTTCTGGATCAATTACGGCTGCCTGCTTCACGTCAAGGGACACGCACAATTCATCAATACCTCCTTCCTTTGCAGGCTCTTCCTGTTGTCCATATATATCTTTGGGCATGGATATTTGCCCATCGAATCGGCTTCGATTTCTTGACCAGAAAAAGCCCAAACACAGGCCATCATG CCTGGATTCTGATTAAAGAAGCGTTCACCGTCAAGTCATATAGACGTCGCACATTTCTCTGCATCATGCTCATGATGTGGAGTAACCTCACTGGTACCAATGCGATGACATATTACTCACCTACAATCTTCAAATCTGTAGGGTTATCGTCCTCTTCAGCTGGATTGTTCGCCACCGGAATCTATGGTATTGTAAAGATGGTGTCCTGTGCCATTTTTATCTTCTTTGTAACGGACACACTTGGGAGACGCAAGAGTCTTTTATGGACTGCTGTTGTGCAAGGATTGGCGTTGTTTTACGTCGGATTCTATGTTCGATTCGACCCTCCTAAGCCTGACTCTCCTGTTGGAGCTCCAGGTTACGTTGCCATAGTGGCCATCTATATTTTTGCTGCTGTCTATCAGTTTGGTTGGGGTCCTGTGGTCTGGACCTACTGCTCG GAAATCCCTGCTGCTCGTATGCGAGCTCTCCAGATGGGCATGGCGACTGCCAGCCAATGGCTGTTCAACTTTGTGGTTGCCAAATGCACACCAAGCATGTTTGCTACGCTTGGCAAGGGAGGGTTTGGCACTTATTTTGTCTACGGCTCGTTCTGTTTTACGATGGTTGTATTTGCTTGGGTCTTTGTTCCCGAAACTAAAG GACTTGCTCTGGAGGATATGGATGAACTCTTCGCACAAGATGATGTACGTGCCAACTTCATACCGACTCGACTGGCTGGATTTGCAGTAGGGGGTATTACGAAGGAAGATATTGATCCTAAGACTGAACATGTCGATAAGGTTTAG